In Pseudoalteromonas sp. MM1, a single window of DNA contains:
- the rne gene encoding ribonuclease E, giving the protein MKRMLINATQQEEMRVALVDGQRLYDLDIESPGHEQKKANIYKGKITRIEPSLEAAFVDYGADRHGFLPLKEIARTYFPQGYTFHGRPNIRDVIKEGQEVIVQVDKEERGQKGAALTTFISVAGSYLVLMPNNPRAGGISRRIEGDERTDLKEALSRLELPKGMGLIVRTAGVGKSFEELNYDLKALLVHWDAIQQAADSAKAPFLIHQESNVIFRAIRDYLRRDIGEILIDKPRVFEEAKAHIERFRPDFMSRVKLYQGDTPLFTHYQIESQIESAFQREVRLPSGGSIVIDPTEALTSIDINSSKATKGGDIEETALNTNLEAADEIARQLRLRDLGGLIVIDFIDMTPPRHQREVENRLKDAARPDRARVQIGKISRFGLLEMSRQRLRPSLGEASQGPCPRCSGQGTIRSNESIALSILRLIEEEAIKDNTAQVNAQVPVAVAAYLLNEQRRSVHRIEKHHKCDVVIIPNQHMETPHYEVMRLRKDETLETVSYDQVVAPEPESFEMAKPAAAPVREEPMLKGVVMPSTPAPQAKVDKPAAPVAVPKVEGGLLAAIGNWFKSLFAGESEEEKQAKEKAEQEKQQQTRNNNRRGNSDNRRRNNNQRRRNNSRSKPRGERPSEEEVKTDSTANESQEKNENRNKRRRNPNSRKRNDNRNNDNRNADKEQVKTDAKANETEAKQSTEPKEQKPKVRRQRRNVRKKVRIQDENTEQVKASDTPEQAQQSTETAKVEQPKAQEQAPTAKQVTNEQKSEQTKPEPVKEQAPKTQAEQEEKPAAAASTDQANSEDEQGQTRTRSRRSPRHLRASGQRRRRPEQGEATEEKSDEAPVFVPVADQAAAEYEAELKAKAEQPTSNDASENVEQALAVEDLAKVEAAPKAEQTTANDDAVQTVDPETAEEPVVVTEQPISAPEPVKSEAAVAEQPATPEPVKAEPEVAEQPVAPESVKAEPEVAEQPAIPEPVKAEPEVAEQPVAPEPVEAEPEVAEQPATPEPVKAEAEVTEQPVAQEPVKAEAEVTEQPVAQEPVKAEAEVTEQPVAQEPVKAEPEVAEQVETESAPAKDANAKTVITKGAASAPMAQPTPVADSDVKHTSVAMAHDKRELVPDSGLRAGSIKPAGRASSAMTKTMSAE; this is encoded by the coding sequence ATGAAACGTATGCTAATCAATGCGACGCAGCAAGAAGAAATGCGCGTAGCACTGGTTGACGGCCAGCGCCTATATGATTTAGATATAGAAAGCCCAGGTCACGAACAGAAAAAAGCCAATATTTACAAAGGCAAAATCACACGCATTGAACCCTCTTTAGAAGCGGCATTTGTAGATTACGGCGCCGATCGCCATGGTTTCCTTCCTTTAAAAGAAATTGCCCGTACTTACTTCCCACAAGGTTACACTTTTCATGGTCGCCCTAACATTCGCGACGTGATTAAAGAAGGTCAAGAAGTAATTGTACAAGTAGATAAAGAAGAGCGCGGCCAAAAAGGCGCAGCCCTTACTACTTTTATCAGCGTAGCGGGTAGTTACTTAGTGCTTATGCCAAATAACCCTCGTGCAGGCGGCATTTCTCGTCGTATTGAGGGTGATGAGCGTACCGACCTTAAAGAGGCGTTAAGCCGCTTAGAGTTACCTAAAGGCATGGGGCTAATTGTACGTACCGCAGGTGTTGGCAAATCATTTGAAGAATTAAATTACGATTTAAAAGCGCTTTTAGTTCATTGGGATGCAATTCAACAAGCAGCCGACAGTGCTAAAGCACCGTTTTTGATTCACCAAGAAAGCAACGTAATTTTCCGCGCAATTCGCGATTATTTACGTCGTGACATTGGCGAAATCTTAATTGATAAACCCCGTGTATTTGAAGAAGCTAAAGCGCACATTGAGCGTTTTCGCCCTGACTTTATGAGCCGTGTAAAGTTGTATCAAGGCGACACGCCATTGTTTACGCATTACCAAATTGAAAGCCAAATTGAGTCTGCGTTCCAACGTGAAGTGCGTTTGCCTTCAGGTGGTTCAATTGTAATTGACCCAACAGAAGCGCTTACCTCTATTGATATCAACTCGTCTAAAGCAACTAAAGGCGGTGATATTGAAGAAACAGCACTAAATACTAACTTAGAAGCGGCTGATGAAATTGCCCGTCAATTACGTCTTCGTGACTTAGGTGGCTTAATAGTTATCGACTTTATCGATATGACACCGCCGCGCCATCAACGTGAAGTAGAAAACCGCTTAAAAGATGCGGCTCGCCCAGATCGTGCGCGCGTACAAATTGGTAAAATTTCACGCTTTGGTTTACTTGAAATGTCGCGCCAACGTTTGCGCCCATCACTAGGTGAAGCAAGTCAAGGCCCATGCCCACGTTGTAGCGGTCAGGGAACTATTCGTTCTAACGAATCAATCGCCCTTTCTATTCTGCGTTTAATTGAAGAAGAAGCAATTAAAGACAACACTGCACAAGTCAATGCCCAAGTGCCAGTTGCTGTTGCTGCTTATTTGTTAAACGAGCAGCGCAGAAGTGTTCATCGTATTGAAAAGCATCACAAATGTGATGTTGTGATTATTCCTAATCAGCACATGGAAACACCTCACTACGAAGTAATGCGTTTACGTAAAGACGAAACACTGGAAACAGTAAGTTACGATCAAGTAGTTGCACCTGAGCCAGAGTCGTTCGAAATGGCTAAACCAGCAGCTGCGCCTGTACGTGAAGAGCCGATGCTTAAAGGTGTTGTTATGCCTTCAACGCCAGCGCCACAAGCTAAAGTAGACAAACCAGCAGCGCCAGTAGCTGTACCTAAGGTTGAAGGTGGCCTATTGGCTGCTATTGGTAATTGGTTTAAGTCTTTATTTGCTGGTGAAAGCGAAGAAGAAAAGCAAGCAAAAGAAAAAGCTGAGCAAGAAAAGCAACAACAAACGCGTAATAACAATCGCCGTGGTAACAGTGACAATCGCCGCCGTAATAACAACCAACGTCGCCGTAATAACTCACGCTCAAAACCTCGTGGTGAACGCCCTAGTGAAGAAGAAGTGAAAACTGATTCTACCGCGAACGAAAGCCAAGAGAAAAACGAGAACCGCAACAAGCGTCGTCGTAATCCTAACTCGCGTAAGCGCAACGATAACCGTAATAACGACAATCGTAATGCAGACAAAGAGCAAGTTAAAACAGACGCTAAAGCGAATGAAACTGAGGCAAAACAAAGTACTGAGCCTAAAGAGCAAAAACCAAAGGTTCGCCGTCAACGTCGTAATGTTCGTAAAAAAGTACGTATTCAAGATGAAAATACTGAGCAAGTAAAAGCATCTGATACGCCTGAGCAAGCGCAGCAAAGCACTGAAACAGCAAAAGTAGAGCAACCTAAAGCGCAAGAACAAGCGCCTACGGCAAAGCAAGTTACAAATGAGCAAAAGTCAGAGCAAACAAAACCTGAACCGGTAAAAGAGCAAGCACCAAAGACACAAGCTGAGCAAGAAGAAAAGCCGGCAGCTGCAGCGTCAACCGACCAAGCAAACTCTGAAGATGAGCAAGGACAAACACGCACGCGTTCGCGCCGTTCTCCTCGCCACCTTCGCGCTTCGGGTCAGCGTCGTCGTCGCCCTGAGCAAGGTGAAGCTACAGAAGAAAAGTCAGATGAAGCACCTGTATTTGTACCAGTAGCTGACCAAGCTGCGGCAGAGTACGAGGCCGAGCTAAAAGCAAAAGCTGAACAGCCAACCTCAAACGATGCTTCAGAAAATGTTGAGCAAGCGTTAGCTGTAGAAGACTTAGCTAAAGTTGAAGCTGCTCCTAAAGCAGAGCAAACAACAGCAAATGACGATGCAGTGCAAACTGTTGACCCAGAAACAGCGGAAGAGCCAGTTGTTGTTACTGAACAACCTATTTCAGCGCCTGAACCTGTTAAATCAGAAGCAGCAGTAGCTGAGCAACCAGCAACTCCAGAGCCTGTAAAAGCAGAACCTGAAGTAGCCGAGCAACCAGTAGCTCCTGAGTCTGTAAAAGCAGAACCGGAAGTAGCTGAGCAACCAGCAATTCCAGAGCCTGTAAAAGCAGAACCTGAAGTAGCTGAGCAACCAGTAGCTCCAGAGCCTGTGGAAGCAGAACCTGAAGTAGCTGAGCAACCAGCAACTCCAGAGCCTGTAAAAGCAGAAGCTGAAGTAACTGAGCAACCAGTAGCTCAAGAGCCTGTAAAAGCAGAAGCTGAAGTAACTGAGCAACCAGTAGCTCAAGAGCCTGTAAAAGCAGAAGCTGAAGTAACTGAGCAACCAGTAGCTCAAGAGCCTGTAAAAGCAGAACCTGAAGTAGCTGAGCAAGTTGAGACTGAAAGTGCACCTGCAAAAGATGCCAATGCAAAAACGGTTATCACCAAAGGCGCGGCAAGTGCACCAATGGCACAACCGACTCCAGTTGCTGATAGCGACGTAAAGCATACATCAGTTGCTATGGCACACGATAAGCGTGAGCTAGTGCCTGATAGTGGCTTA
- the rluC gene encoding 23S rRNA pseudouridine(955/2504/2580) synthase RluC, with translation MSEKTGLQVTFVTINEDHLGQRIDNFLITHLKGVPKSAVYKILRKGEVRVNKKRIKPVYKLQLDDVVRIPPIKVAEREEFVPKKLDKVKQLEDAILFEDKYLIVINKPSGMAVHGGSGLSYGLIEALRVLRPEERNLELVHRLDRDTSGCLLISKRRSVLTALHEQLREKTMEKNYWALVTGQWDSSVKNVTEGLRKNTLKSGERVVRVDNNEGKPSHTRFRVLERFNACSLVQASPVTGRTHQIRVHTQCKGHPIACDDKYGDQGFDESMRKIGLNRLFLHAHDLSFYHPKNETTMRVEAPLDNALKNCILKLRDAKA, from the coding sequence ATGTCAGAAAAAACCGGCTTACAAGTAACTTTTGTCACAATCAACGAAGACCATTTGGGTCAGCGTATTGATAACTTTCTTATTACCCATTTAAAAGGGGTGCCTAAAAGCGCTGTTTATAAAATTTTACGCAAAGGCGAGGTCCGCGTTAATAAAAAGCGTATTAAGCCAGTTTACAAATTACAGCTTGATGATGTCGTGCGTATTCCGCCCATAAAAGTAGCAGAGCGCGAAGAGTTTGTGCCTAAAAAGCTAGATAAAGTAAAACAGTTAGAAGACGCAATTCTATTTGAAGATAAGTACCTTATTGTTATTAATAAACCCTCTGGTATGGCTGTACACGGCGGCAGCGGCTTAAGCTATGGCTTAATAGAGGCATTGCGCGTATTACGCCCAGAAGAGCGTAATTTAGAACTAGTACATAGGCTTGATAGAGATACATCAGGTTGTTTATTAATTTCAAAGCGTCGCTCAGTGCTCACTGCGCTGCATGAACAACTACGCGAAAAAACCATGGAAAAAAACTACTGGGCATTGGTAACAGGGCAGTGGGATTCATCGGTTAAAAATGTGACCGAAGGGCTGCGTAAAAACACGCTCAAGTCGGGCGAGCGCGTGGTGCGTGTAGACAATAACGAAGGTAAACCTTCACATACTCGCTTTAGAGTACTGGAACGTTTTAACGCGTGTTCATTAGTGCAAGCTTCTCCTGTAACAGGACGCACTCACCAAATTCGTGTTCATACGCAGTGTAAAGGTCATCCTATTGCGTGCGATGATAAATACGGCGACCAAGGTTTTGATGAATCAATGCGTAAAATTGGTTTAAATCGCTTATTTTTACACGCTCACGATTTAAGCTTTTATCACCCTAAAAACGAAACCACCATGCGTGTAGAAGCACCGCTTGATAACGCACTCAAAAATTGTATTTTAAAATTAAGAGATGCTAAAGCGTAA
- a CDS encoding HAD-IA family hydrolase codes for MTTAELKKYKLVIFDWDGTVMDSISKIVNCIRHSALALNIEPPSDTAIKNIIGMSLELAIEVLFPDDVAQHPALINGYKQQYRIDTTPTPVFDNVENVLSTLKAQGVILAIATGKGRAGLERLLDKSQLREFFSASRTSCEAQSKPSPDMLYQLLDELRINVDDALMIGDTKIDMAMAKAAGMDRLGVTMGVHNAQQLNEFTPVATVNNYQQLQRILVG; via the coding sequence ATGACCACCGCTGAATTAAAAAAGTATAAACTGGTTATTTTTGATTGGGATGGCACTGTTATGGACTCAATTAGCAAAATTGTTAATTGCATTCGTCACAGTGCGCTGGCGCTTAATATTGAGCCGCCTAGCGACACAGCAATTAAAAATATTATTGGTATGTCGCTTGAACTTGCTATTGAGGTACTATTTCCTGACGACGTAGCGCAGCATCCCGCATTAATTAACGGCTATAAACAACAATACCGTATTGATACTACCCCAACACCTGTATTTGATAATGTAGAAAATGTACTAAGTACATTAAAAGCACAAGGTGTGATTTTAGCGATTGCCACCGGTAAAGGGCGCGCGGGGTTAGAGCGTTTGCTTGATAAAAGCCAGTTGCGCGAATTTTTTAGTGCAAGCCGTACCAGCTGTGAAGCGCAGTCTAAGCCATCTCCCGACATGCTCTACCAACTTTTAGATGAGTTGAGAATTAATGTAGATGATGCGCTTATGATTGGCGATACAAAAATAGACATGGCAATGGCAAAAGCTGCGGGTATGGATAGGTTAGGTGTTACCATGGGGGTCCATAATGCGCAGCAGTTAAACGAATTTACCCCTGTTGCAACCGTTAATAATTACCAACAGTTGCAACGTATTTTAGTTGGTTAA
- a CDS encoding nucleoside triphosphate pyrophosphatase: MKHPLILASSSPFRQSLLQKFNLPFSTFSPDIDETALLNETPEQLVKRLSENKARAARKHFDLGLAIGSDQVAVFNGQILGKPHNKENAIKQLSLFSGQTVTFLTGLCVYDIVSDKAKTLIEPFEVVFRTLTLEQIEAYCDAEQPYNCAGSFKSEGLGICLFEKLNGDDPNSLIGLPLIKLSQLLAEFNLDILSEQPTA; the protein is encoded by the coding sequence ATGAAGCACCCGCTTATATTAGCCTCAAGCTCACCATTTAGGCAGTCTTTATTGCAAAAATTTAATCTGCCCTTTAGTACTTTTTCGCCAGATATTGACGAAACCGCCTTATTAAACGAAACCCCTGAGCAACTAGTAAAGCGCTTAAGCGAGAACAAAGCACGCGCCGCACGTAAACATTTTGACCTAGGTTTAGCTATTGGCTCTGATCAAGTTGCTGTGTTTAACGGGCAAATACTTGGTAAACCTCATAATAAAGAAAACGCCATAAAACAGCTTTCCCTATTTAGTGGTCAAACAGTTACGTTTTTAACCGGCCTATGTGTTTACGATATTGTTAGCGATAAAGCAAAAACATTAATCGAACCATTTGAAGTGGTATTTAGAACGCTTACTCTAGAGCAAATTGAAGCCTATTGCGATGCGGAGCAGCCCTATAACTGTGCTGGGAGCTTTAAAAGTGAGGGGTTAGGAATTTGTTTATTTGAAAAGTTAAACGGGGACGATCCAAATAGTTTAATAGGCTTGCCGCTGATTAAACTCAGCCAGCTATTAGCTGAGTTTAATCTTGATATACTTAGCGAGCAACCAACAGCTTAA
- the yceD gene encoding 23S rRNA accumulation protein YceD, with protein sequence MQKVKIPITLHPGKAAQHRLSYDGIVPLEKLARLRGVVQEEVGEIAVKIQCKTDEQGLVVISGNLSTHVTVTCQRCNDDLGLDLDQDFMYSPVGLDAESDDLPEVYDEVELDENGEINVFELIEDELILAVPLVPTHNEASCNYSSKPASFGVLKAEDDKPNPFDILKQLKKDS encoded by the coding sequence ATGCAAAAGGTAAAAATTCCCATCACTCTTCATCCTGGGAAAGCAGCGCAACACCGTTTATCTTACGATGGTATTGTACCGCTTGAAAAACTTGCTCGTTTACGAGGTGTTGTACAGGAAGAAGTAGGTGAAATAGCGGTAAAAATTCAGTGCAAAACTGATGAGCAAGGTTTAGTTGTGATTAGCGGCAATTTGTCCACACACGTAACTGTAACTTGTCAACGTTGTAATGATGATTTAGGGTTGGATTTGGATCAAGACTTTATGTATTCGCCAGTTGGTTTGGATGCTGAGTCAGATGATCTTCCTGAAGTTTACGATGAAGTAGAACTTGATGAAAACGGCGAAATTAACGTATTTGAGTTAATCGAAGACGAGCTAATTTTAGCAGTGCCATTAGTGCCTACCCACAACGAAGCTTCGTGCAATTACTCATCAAAGCCTGCTAGCTTTGGAGTGTTAAAAGCGGAAGATGATAAACCAAATCCATTTGATATTTTGAAACAACTTAAGAAAGATTCTTAG
- the rpmF gene encoding 50S ribosomal protein L32, producing the protein MAVQKSKKSRARRGMRRSHDAINGPTLTVDQTSGETHRRHHVTADGYYKGVQVISN; encoded by the coding sequence ATGGCTGTACAAAAAAGCAAAAAGTCTCGTGCAAGACGCGGCATGCGCCGTTCACACGATGCGATCAACGGTCCAACTTTAACAGTTGACCAAACTTCAGGTGAGACTCATCGTCGTCACCACGTAACTGCTGACGGTTACTACAAAGGCGTTCAAGTAATTTCTAACTAA
- the plsX gene encoding phosphate acyltransferase PlsX, with translation MLTNLTIALDMMGGDYGPRSSIPAAVCAVNAHANLTLILCGNEQVIANQLESLDSLSHPRLIIRHCSEVVTNACEPALAVRSKKDSSMRVALDLVKSGEAQACVSSGNTGALFFMAHYVLKMLPGVKRPALISAVPTERKTPVYLLDLGANVHCDCEILYQFGIMGSVVAGQALGCDNPKVSLLNIGSEDIKGHEGIKQAAQLMQQSPYINYTGYSEGSDIFSGKADVIVCEGFVGNVALKTCEGIAKLIIKKFTSALEKHLIYKCMAFILSPIIKKLYNRVNPDQYNGASLVGLRGIVVKSHGNASAKAFQAAIDEAVKEVERQLPDKIAAIFEKTHSKNSAAE, from the coding sequence ATGCTGACTAATCTAACCATAGCGTTAGATATGATGGGGGGCGATTATGGCCCCCGTTCATCTATCCCCGCTGCCGTTTGCGCAGTAAATGCTCATGCCAATTTAACGCTCATTTTATGCGGCAACGAGCAAGTAATTGCAAATCAATTAGAATCCCTCGATTCACTTTCACACCCACGATTAATTATTCGCCATTGCAGTGAAGTTGTTACTAATGCTTGCGAACCCGCGTTAGCCGTGCGCTCTAAAAAAGATTCTTCAATGCGCGTTGCCCTTGATTTAGTTAAATCGGGTGAGGCACAGGCTTGTGTAAGTTCGGGTAACACAGGCGCCTTATTTTTTATGGCTCACTATGTATTAAAAATGTTACCCGGCGTTAAACGCCCTGCATTAATATCAGCTGTGCCAACAGAGCGAAAAACGCCAGTATACCTGCTTGATTTAGGCGCTAATGTACATTGCGATTGTGAAATACTTTATCAATTTGGCATTATGGGCTCGGTAGTTGCGGGGCAAGCGCTCGGCTGTGATAACCCTAAAGTGAGTTTACTTAATATTGGCTCAGAAGATATAAAAGGCCACGAAGGCATAAAGCAAGCAGCGCAACTTATGCAGCAAAGCCCTTATATTAATTACACTGGTTACAGTGAGGGCAGTGATATATTTTCGGGTAAGGCTGATGTTATTGTGTGTGAAGGGTTTGTTGGCAACGTTGCATTAAAAACCTGCGAAGGCATTGCTAAACTGATCATAAAAAAATTTACGAGTGCACTTGAAAAGCACTTAATTTACAAATGCATGGCGTTTATATTAAGTCCTATCATAAAAAAACTCTATAATCGGGTGAACCCCGACCAGTATAACGGTGCTTCTCTGGTAGGATTGCGCGGTATTGTCGTTAAAAGCCATGGAAATGCATCAGCAAAAGCATTTCAAGCAGCAATCGATGAAGCGGTAAAAGAAGTTGAACGTCAACTTCCAGATAAAATAGCCGCTATTTTCGAAAAAACACATTCTAAAAACTCGGCGGCCGAATAA
- the fabD gene encoding ACP S-malonyltransferase, producing the protein MAQKIALLFPGQGSQSVGMLSELLESSDIVKSTFSEASSALGYDLAALVLNGPEEELNQTHRTQPALLTASVAIYRHWLAQNPDAEVVMAGHSLGEYSALVCSDVISLSEAVKLVENRGLYMQEAVPAGVGSMAAIIGLGDEEIKAACEESAQGEVVSPVNYNSPGQVVIAGHKAAVDRASQACKDAGAKRALPLSVSVPSHCELMKPAAEKLANDLAALTFNTPKCDVINNVDVKAENSADAIKDALVRQLYSPVRWTETVQALVAQGITQSYEFGPGKVLTGLAKRIDKAMVCGAVNDAASIDAAK; encoded by the coding sequence ATGGCACAAAAAATTGCACTTCTATTTCCAGGTCAGGGCTCACAAAGCGTTGGCATGTTAAGCGAGCTATTAGAGAGCTCTGACATTGTAAAATCAACCTTTAGTGAAGCGTCAAGCGCACTTGGCTACGATTTAGCAGCGCTGGTACTAAATGGCCCAGAAGAAGAACTCAATCAAACTCATCGCACTCAACCTGCATTATTAACAGCCAGTGTGGCAATTTACCGCCATTGGTTAGCTCAAAACCCTGATGCCGAAGTTGTTATGGCTGGTCACAGTTTAGGTGAATACTCTGCACTTGTGTGTAGTGATGTTATTAGCTTAAGTGAAGCGGTAAAACTGGTTGAAAACCGTGGCTTATACATGCAAGAAGCTGTGCCAGCAGGCGTAGGGTCTATGGCCGCTATTATTGGTTTAGGTGATGAAGAAATAAAAGCTGCGTGTGAAGAGTCTGCACAAGGTGAGGTCGTTTCACCTGTAAACTATAACTCACCAGGCCAAGTGGTTATTGCAGGGCACAAAGCTGCGGTAGATAGAGCTTCACAAGCGTGTAAAGACGCCGGTGCAAAACGTGCCTTACCACTGAGTGTAAGCGTGCCTTCACATTGTGAATTAATGAAGCCAGCGGCTGAAAAACTAGCTAACGATTTAGCGGCTTTAACATTTAATACACCTAAGTGTGATGTAATTAATAATGTTGATGTAAAAGCTGAAAATTCAGCCGATGCCATTAAAGATGCATTGGTGCGCCAACTATACAGCCCAGTACGTTGGACAGAAACAGTGCAAGCTTTAGTTGCCCAAGGCATAACACAAAGCTACGAATTTGGCCCAGGTAAAGTTTTAACTGGCCTTGCAAAACGAATTGATAAAGCAATGGTATGTGGTGCAGTAAACGATGCTGCCTCTATCGACGCTGCAAAATAA
- the fabG gene encoding 3-oxoacyl-ACP reductase FabG, translating into MTNLFSLEGKVVLITGASRGIGKAIANTLVAQGAKVAGTATSDSGAAKISEYLGDNGKGYALNVTDPASIEATLAAIKADLGDVDVLVNNAGITRDNLLMRMKDGEWDDIIDTNLSSIFRLSKAVLRPMMKKKNGRIINIGSVVGTMGNAGQANYAAAKAGVIGFSKSLAREVASRGITVNVVAPGFIQTDMTDELTEDQKAATLANVPAGRLGQPDEIAAAVCYLASDAAAYVSGETLHVNGAMYMV; encoded by the coding sequence ATGACTAATTTATTTTCATTAGAGGGCAAAGTTGTCCTAATTACTGGCGCAAGCCGTGGCATTGGTAAAGCAATTGCAAACACCTTAGTAGCACAAGGCGCAAAAGTAGCAGGTACTGCAACAAGTGACTCAGGCGCAGCTAAAATTAGCGAATATTTAGGTGATAATGGTAAGGGTTATGCTTTAAACGTAACCGATCCTGCATCGATTGAGGCAACTTTGGCTGCAATAAAAGCGGATTTGGGTGATGTTGATGTGCTTGTAAATAACGCGGGTATCACCCGTGATAATTTATTAATGCGCATGAAAGACGGCGAGTGGGACGATATTATCGACACTAACCTAAGCTCTATTTTCCGTTTATCTAAAGCGGTATTACGCCCAATGATGAAGAAAAAGAACGGTCGTATTATTAATATTGGCTCAGTTGTGGGCACTATGGGTAATGCAGGTCAAGCTAACTATGCGGCGGCAAAAGCAGGTGTGATTGGTTTTTCTAAATCGCTTGCTCGTGAAGTTGCATCACGCGGTATTACTGTAAATGTAGTAGCCCCTGGTTTTATTCAAACCGATATGACCGATGAGCTAACAGAAGATCAAAAAGCGGCCACCCTTGCAAATGTACCAGCAGGTCGATTAGGCCAGCCTGATGAAATAGCAGCGGCAGTGTGTTATTTAGCATCTGACGCGGCTGCGTATGTATCGGGCGAAACTTTGCATGTAAATGGCGCGATGTACATGGTTTAA
- the acpP gene encoding acyl carrier protein produces MSDIQERVKKIIIEQLGVKEEEVKNEASFVDDLGADSLDTVELVMALEEEFDTEIPDEEAEKITTVQSAIDYVSAHAE; encoded by the coding sequence ATGAGCGATATCCAAGAACGCGTAAAAAAAATTATCATCGAACAACTAGGTGTTAAAGAAGAAGAAGTTAAAAACGAAGCTTCTTTCGTAGATGACCTAGGTGCAGATTCTCTTGATACTGTTGAACTAGTTATGGCTCTAGAAGAAGAGTTTGATACTGAGATCCCAGATGAAGAAGCTGAAAAGATCACTACAGTACAATCTGCAATCGATTACGTATCAGCTCACGCTGAGTAA
- the fabF gene encoding beta-ketoacyl-ACP synthase II, with protein MAKRRVVVTGLGMLTPLGNDVQSTWQGLLDGKSGIQNITHFDTSKFGTKFAGLINDFDATAYMSAKDTKKMDLFIQYGIAAGVQALQDSGLEVTEQNATRIGVAVGSGIGGLTLIEENHIKLLNSGPRKLSPFYVPSTIINMISGHLSMMHGLRGPNISIVTACTTGLHNIGHAARMIAYGDADAMVAGGAEKACTPIGMGGFNAARALSTRNDDPQAASRPWDKDRDGFVLSDGAGVVVVEEYEHAKARGAKIYAELVGFGMSGDAYHMTSPPEDGAGAALAMQNALNDAQVNAEQVGYINAHGTSTNAGDKAETQAVKTIFGSAAKDVMVGSSKSMMGHLLGAAGSVESIISILSLADQKVSPTINLDNPDEGCDLDYIAHTARDAKLDFALCNSFGFGGTNGSLLFKKV; from the coding sequence GTGGCTAAACGTCGAGTCGTCGTAACTGGCTTAGGAATGTTGACGCCGCTAGGTAATGATGTGCAATCAACCTGGCAAGGCTTATTAGATGGTAAAAGTGGTATACAAAACATAACCCACTTTGACACATCAAAATTTGGTACTAAATTCGCTGGACTCATCAATGACTTTGATGCAACTGCATACATGTCGGCGAAAGATACTAAAAAAATGGACTTATTTATTCAGTATGGCATTGCAGCGGGTGTTCAAGCCTTACAAGATTCAGGTCTTGAAGTAACTGAGCAAAACGCAACACGTATTGGTGTAGCAGTAGGTTCGGGTATTGGTGGACTTACCCTCATTGAAGAAAACCACATAAAACTGCTTAACAGTGGCCCACGTAAGCTTTCGCCATTTTATGTGCCATCAACCATTATTAATATGATCTCAGGCCATTTATCAATGATGCATGGTTTACGCGGTCCTAATATTTCTATTGTAACGGCATGTACTACAGGCTTGCATAATATTGGCCATGCAGCGCGTATGATTGCCTACGGCGATGCAGATGCCATGGTTGCCGGCGGTGCAGAAAAAGCCTGTACGCCAATTGGTATGGGTGGCTTTAATGCTGCACGCGCACTTTCTACACGCAATGATGACCCACAAGCGGCATCTCGCCCGTGGGATAAAGACCGCGATGGTTTTGTATTATCTGATGGTGCAGGCGTGGTAGTAGTTGAAGAATACGAACACGCTAAAGCCCGTGGCGCTAAAATATACGCTGAACTTGTTGGTTTTGGTATGAGTGGTGATGCATACCACATGACCTCGCCACCGGAAGACGGTGCAGGTGCTGCACTTGCAATGCAAAATGCACTAAACGATGCACAAGTAAATGCAGAGCAAGTAGGCTACATTAACGCACACGGTACATCGACTAACGCAGGCGACAAAGCCGAAACGCAAGCTGTTAAAACTATTTTTGGCAGTGCAGCTAAAGATGTAATGGTTGGCTCGTCTAAGTCGATGATGGGTCACCTATTAGGTGCAGCGGGTTCAGTAGAGTCTATTATTTCTATTTTATCGCTGGCCGATCAAAAAGTATCGCCAACCATTAACCTTGATAACCCAGATGAAGGCTGTGACCTAGATTACATAGCCCACACTGCACGTGATGCAAAACTCGACTTTGCATTGTGTAACTCATTTGGTTTTGGTGGGACTAATGGCTCGTTGCTATTTAAAAAGGTATAA